In one Polyodon spathula isolate WHYD16114869_AA unplaced genomic scaffold, ASM1765450v1 scaffolds_634, whole genome shotgun sequence genomic region, the following are encoded:
- the LOC121308315 gene encoding protein 4.1-like: MPSLCPSLQPPLVKTQTVTISDVNNSVKSEISTKEVPIVHTETKTITYESAQAEPRGADNDVGVLLSAQTITSETVSTTTTTQITKTVKGGISETRIEKRIVITGDADIDHDQALAQAIKEAKEQHPDMSVTKVVVHQETEVAEE, translated from the exons AtgccctctctctgtccctccctgCAGCCCCCCCTGGTGAAGACCCAGACTGTCACCATCTCCGACGTCAACAACTCGGTCAAGAGCGAGATCTCCACCAAGGAGGTGCCCATCGTCCACACAGAAACCAAGACCATCACCTACGAATCGGCACAG gcaGAACCCAGGGGTGCAGATAACGATGTGGGAGTCCTCCTGAGTGCGCAGACCATCACTTCTGAAACTGTgagcaccaccactaccacccAGATCACCAAG ACGGTGAAGGGAGGGATCTCGGAGACTCGGATTGAGAAGAGGATTGTCATCACGGGGGATGCAGACATTGACCACGACCAG GCTCTCGCCCAGGCAATTAAAGAGGCAAAGGAGCAGCACCCGGACATGTCCGTCACCAAAGTGGTGGTGCACCAGGAGACGGAGGTCGCTGAGGAGTAG